A stretch of Nymphaea colorata isolate Beijing-Zhang1983 unplaced genomic scaffold, ASM883128v2 scaffold0152, whole genome shotgun sequence DNA encodes these proteins:
- the LOC116268202 gene encoding GTP-binding protein YPTC1, translating to MAIFVLLSSEPTSSGTVQSTQQAKLEGERCKILLLGESAVGKTSLFRRYIGEPTERVTPTIGVEYKQKVIELGGRLMKVQLWDTAGTERFRTITPIYYRNVDGVLLVFDLTDKASFRSIQYWID from the exons ATGGCTATATTCGTTTTACTGAGTTCCGAGCCTACTTCATCAGGTACTGTTCAATCCACGCAGCAAGCTAAACTCGAA GGGGAGCGTTGCAAGATCCTTCTCTTGGGTGAGAGCGCAGTGGGCAAGACCAGTCTTTTCCGGCGTTACATCGGCGAGCCAACGGAGCGGGTGACTCCCACGATCGGCGTGGAGTACAAGCAGAAGGTGATCGAGCTGGGCGGCAGGCTGATGAAGGTGCAGCTGTGGGACACCGCGGGGACGGAGCGGTTCAGGACCATCACTCCCATCTACTATCGCAACGTCGATGGAGTTTTGCTCGTGTTTGATCTGACCGATAAAGCGTCCTTCAGGAGCATACAGTATTGGATTGATTAG